One Longimicrobiales bacterium DNA segment encodes these proteins:
- a CDS encoding ExeM/NucH family extracellular endonuclease, whose protein sequence is MNRLHWRTGFAFPPAAFAPMGRAIPVMLAGWLSACGPSAAQAPAPASGDDALSAACGDPATPAWAIQGDGATTPMAGRTVMVEGVVVGDYEGPAPALRGFYLQDATGDGNPATSDAVFVFNGDRDQVRPGDVVRVRGTATEFEGQTQVSSSGSLTMCGRGAVTPIDITLPLPSMDWPERVEGMLVRFAQTLHVTDHYNLGRFGEVTVSSGGRLPQPTEVAEPGARARAVQQANDLNRVVIDDAWNDQNRDPIVLARGGDPLTANNTLRGGDRVTGLTGVMTWTWSGNRASAKTWRVRPIHALGGSVTFAAANERSVPPAVGGSVRVGSFNVLNYFNTFDGCTAGYRGERTECRGADGAASFERQWRKTLAAIAGMKVDILGVIELENDGYGPASAIAHLVERLNARAGPGQWSFVDVDAATGVRNALGTDAIKVGFLYRADRVRPVGTTAVLATRAFLTGGDSGPRNRPSLAQAFEVAGGAGVVVSINHLKSKGSPCDRPDAGDGQANCSDVRTAAARDLVAWLATDPTRTGDPDVLVLGDLNAYAQEDPVRAVTAAGYTDLLGGRDAADRYTYVFAGQWGRLDHALASPSLARQVTGAAVWHINADEPPVLGYDTAFKSSEQQATLYEPDPYRSSDHDPVVVGLNLER, encoded by the coding sequence ATGAACCGGCTTCACTGGCGCACAGGTTTCGCATTTCCGCCGGCCGCTTTCGCCCCGATGGGCAGGGCCATTCCCGTCATGCTTGCCGGCTGGCTGAGCGCATGCGGGCCTTCCGCCGCGCAGGCGCCCGCCCCCGCATCCGGCGACGACGCACTCTCCGCCGCGTGCGGCGATCCCGCCACGCCGGCCTGGGCCATTCAGGGCGACGGCGCCACGACGCCGATGGCCGGCCGGACCGTGATGGTCGAGGGCGTCGTAGTCGGCGATTACGAAGGACCGGCGCCCGCGCTGCGCGGTTTCTACCTCCAGGACGCCACCGGCGACGGGAATCCTGCCACGTCGGATGCCGTATTCGTCTTCAACGGCGATCGCGACCAGGTGCGGCCGGGCGACGTGGTCCGCGTGCGCGGCACGGCCACGGAGTTCGAGGGACAGACACAGGTGTCGAGCTCCGGCTCGCTCACGATGTGCGGGCGCGGCGCGGTGACCCCGATCGATATCACGCTGCCCTTGCCATCGATGGACTGGCCGGAGCGGGTCGAGGGAATGCTCGTGCGTTTTGCGCAGACGCTCCACGTCACGGATCACTACAACCTGGGTCGTTTCGGCGAGGTGACCGTATCGTCGGGTGGCCGGCTGCCGCAGCCGACGGAAGTCGCCGAGCCGGGTGCGCGTGCGCGCGCCGTTCAGCAGGCGAACGACCTCAATCGCGTGGTCATCGACGATGCGTGGAACGATCAGAATCGCGATCCCATCGTCCTCGCTCGCGGTGGCGATCCGCTCACTGCGAACAACACGCTGCGCGGCGGCGACCGGGTGACCGGTCTCACGGGCGTGATGACGTGGACCTGGTCCGGGAACCGCGCCAGCGCCAAGACCTGGCGTGTCCGGCCGATCCATGCACTCGGCGGCTCCGTCACGTTCGCGGCGGCGAATGAGCGCAGCGTCCCGCCGGCCGTGGGCGGCTCCGTACGCGTCGGCTCGTTCAATGTGCTGAACTACTTCAACACGTTCGACGGGTGCACTGCGGGTTACCGCGGCGAGAGGACCGAATGCCGCGGCGCGGATGGGGCGGCCTCGTTCGAGCGGCAGTGGCGCAAGACGTTGGCCGCGATCGCAGGCATGAAAGTGGATATCCTCGGTGTCATCGAGCTGGAGAACGACGGGTACGGCCCGGCAAGCGCCATCGCTCATCTGGTCGAGCGACTGAACGCGCGCGCCGGACCGGGGCAGTGGTCGTTCGTCGATGTCGATGCGGCGACCGGTGTGCGCAACGCGCTCGGCACCGACGCGATCAAGGTCGGATTCCTGTATCGTGCGGACCGCGTGCGTCCCGTCGGCACGACCGCAGTTCTCGCGACGCGCGCGTTCCTTACGGGGGGCGACTCCGGGCCGCGCAACCGGCCGTCGCTCGCACAGGCGTTCGAAGTCGCCGGCGGCGCCGGCGTGGTGGTCAGCATCAATCACCTCAAGAGCAAGGGCAGCCCCTGCGACAGGCCGGATGCGGGCGACGGTCAGGCGAATTGCAGCGACGTGCGCACGGCGGCGGCGCGCGACCTGGTCGCCTGGCTCGCGACGGACCCCACGCGCACCGGTGATCCCGACGTCCTGGTCCTCGGCGACCTGAACGCGTACGCACAGGAGGACCCCGTCCGCGCCGTCACTGCCGCCGGGTACACCGATCTCCTGGGGGGTCGCGACGCCGCGGATCGGTACACCTATGTGTTCGCGGGGCAGTGGGGCAGGCTCGACCACGCACTCGCATCGCCCTCGCTCGCGCGGCAGGTCACCGGCGCCGCGGTCTGGCACATCAACGCCGATGAGCCTCCCGTGCTCGGCTATGACACGGCGTTCAAGAGCAGCGAACAGCAGGCGACGTTGTACGAGCCGGACCCCTACCGCAGCTCGGACCATGATCCCGTGGTGGTGGGCCTGAATCTGGAGCGGTAG
- a CDS encoding DUF4242 domain-containing protein, whose protein sequence is MPRFIIERDVGTLTREQLDAAGRRSVEVLTGMPGVVWIRSYVSDVDGKIYCEYDAPDAEAIREHARRAGLPANRIVEVALEISPAMFI, encoded by the coding sequence ATGCCGCGATTCATCATCGAGCGCGACGTCGGCACACTGACCCGCGAGCAGCTCGACGCTGCCGGTCGCAGGTCGGTGGAGGTGCTGACCGGCATGCCCGGAGTCGTCTGGATCCGCAGTTATGTCTCCGATGTCGATGGCAAGATTTACTGCGAGTACGACGCACCCGACGCCGAGGCCATCCGCGAGCACGCACGCCGCGCCGGTCTGCCCGCCAATCGGATCGTGGAGGTCGCCCTCGAGATAAGTCCCGCGATGTTCATATAG
- a CDS encoding tetratricopeptide repeat protein, protein MRTRLPAVGRLVADLQRRRVFRVTVAYLVIAWVCIEVASTTFPLMPLPDWSPVLVLVLALLGLPVVIVLSWAYDLTPEGVQRTDSITTPERWREAQQILAGALDLSASERRAYVDRAAGSDAALRADVLELLDAHERSGVLDTPAPHWRLAGEVGSARPGAGRIVGNYEILQELDGGGMGVVYRARDRRLERIVALKFLHPHLSGHAESKQRLIMEAQAAAALDHPHVCTLFEIGEADGHVFLAMPFYDGETLKHRLTRGPLALPEALDLAVQAASGLAAAHAKGIVHRDIKPGNLIITRDGILKILDFGIAKLMDAGVTSPGMTPGTVAYMSPEQRRGDAVDARTDVWSLGIVLYESLTGRRPFGDTDGRNPRDADPVSAWRSDIPAAVEAVLRRALAHDPADRYHSGAEFCDALGALLRDASFVDDDTGQTAGDAAVSTELPPEGERRQATVVMSALGGYAALVESASPEAVSSALARIRAAAEELAVRFGGRVNRFDDGRIELLFGVPVSHEDHCFRAIRAALELHERVRAIAVDGAAVRPLALHTGVDAGQLLAQPATDGTRLRLIGGPTQAAARLQAHAGPDELWITPACQRMVGPFFDSEPREPLALGGGAFDTPHRVLRLSGLRTRIEAAQRVGLTRYVGRESELAHLNDALEGAHAGRGHAVVILGEAGVGKSRLLHEFRAAAARDATFVQGRCQSYGSSVAYLPFVDVLRAAVRVQQKDPAADSAALVSAVRAIGDELEDMIPLYLHLLALAHPEHVLPQHLHGEGLRHAIQEAIAGLITIMTRAGPVVLVLEDWHWADDASRAVLKQVLEVSPGHPLLIVVTARPSAAESRELSRLTVLSVEPLGTRASADMLRTVLDASVLPEGLADRVHTRTGGNPFFIEEVARTLLEEGAVTVSGGKAVLTGDARALHLPDTVEAVIRARLDRLDRDTREIARLASVVGPEFERRLLEQAMHGGSRLPHALQTLKSAGLVQQIRVVPDAAYRFNHSLTQEVAYASLLERQRVEVHGRVADAIERVYAQRLEEHFDRLADHFSRARSWSKAVHYGVRAADRLSRLSAFTDALEQLERCEEWLGRIETEHDDHALLVDVLLRQERLCETLGLRARQQQLIDRVIVLLEDSADRRLLAEAYLRQGDLFTLLRRFTDAERVLLESLRLRRDIGAADLVRSSLRSLGLLRWHEDRPEEAIVFIEETLAIDREAGDMHALVGDLSNLGAVLKSMGQLKRARATLEEALEELDKVRASGSGASLLRECYILHNLANVHLMQDQLDEAAGYLERARRIPERERLPIQVSYHFTSLAHVALQQGRVEDSLDFYRQAVEMGRRSRHTPGLSQSLRILGEVLHGLGRDAEALPCLVEAADLFSQLEDRASEIGLWREIARIHDRGGDASEALAAWNRVVALDAAAAQHHGVGAPLDEDTVAQLEARMGIAFAARRAGLPVEEVRTAHREALDHAVRAGDRDAQGRLLNNLGIMAWESADYDDALVRYEQALAVYRDLRDDAGIGLILNSIAATLRAMGRIEEARENLEEALPVHQRAGSRLLEGHAFAMLGDIALDAGNAERALWLFTESHALREQIGDQLGAGWMHSRIARAHVAHGAMQAALRHVTAALDIADELDARDLSRACEQILRDHSTANLEVQCRDSSSSATSAH, encoded by the coding sequence ATGAGGACTCGGCTGCCAGCGGTCGGCCGCCTGGTCGCGGATCTTCAACGTCGCCGGGTGTTTCGCGTGACGGTTGCGTACCTCGTGATCGCGTGGGTGTGCATCGAGGTCGCGAGCACCACGTTTCCGCTGATGCCCCTGCCCGACTGGTCGCCCGTGCTGGTGCTCGTCCTCGCTCTGCTCGGCCTGCCCGTCGTGATCGTGCTGTCATGGGCGTACGACTTGACGCCCGAGGGCGTCCAGCGGACCGATTCCATTACGACACCGGAGCGCTGGCGTGAGGCGCAGCAGATTCTGGCCGGGGCCCTCGATCTGTCAGCGTCCGAACGTCGCGCGTATGTGGATCGCGCTGCGGGCTCCGACGCGGCGCTTCGCGCCGACGTGCTGGAGCTGCTGGACGCGCACGAAAGGTCCGGCGTGCTCGACACGCCAGCGCCGCATTGGCGGCTGGCGGGCGAAGTGGGCAGTGCGAGGCCCGGGGCAGGCCGGATAGTCGGCAACTACGAGATCCTGCAGGAACTCGATGGCGGGGGCATGGGCGTCGTCTATCGTGCGCGCGACCGCAGGCTCGAGCGGATCGTGGCGCTCAAGTTCCTGCACCCGCACCTGAGCGGTCATGCCGAATCGAAGCAGCGACTGATCATGGAAGCTCAGGCGGCGGCTGCGCTCGATCACCCACACGTGTGCACTCTGTTCGAGATCGGTGAGGCGGACGGGCACGTGTTCCTGGCGATGCCGTTCTACGATGGGGAAACGCTCAAGCATCGCCTGACGCGCGGGCCCCTTGCGCTGCCGGAAGCCCTGGACCTTGCCGTGCAGGCGGCGAGCGGCCTGGCCGCCGCACATGCAAAGGGCATCGTGCACCGCGACATCAAGCCGGGCAACCTCATCATCACTCGCGATGGCATTCTGAAGATCCTCGACTTCGGCATCGCGAAGCTGATGGATGCAGGCGTGACATCGCCCGGCATGACACCGGGCACAGTGGCGTACATGAGCCCGGAGCAGCGGCGCGGCGATGCCGTGGATGCGCGGACGGACGTATGGTCGCTCGGCATCGTGCTCTATGAGTCGCTGACGGGGCGTCGCCCGTTCGGCGACACTGATGGGCGCAATCCCCGCGACGCCGATCCCGTATCCGCCTGGCGCTCGGACATTCCGGCGGCGGTGGAAGCGGTGCTGCGCAGGGCACTCGCGCACGACCCGGCCGACCGGTACCACTCCGGCGCCGAGTTCTGCGACGCGCTCGGTGCACTGCTGCGCGATGCATCGTTCGTCGACGACGACACCGGTCAGACCGCGGGTGACGCCGCGGTGTCGACTGAGCTGCCCCCGGAAGGTGAACGTCGCCAGGCGACAGTCGTCATGTCTGCGCTGGGCGGTTACGCGGCGCTTGTGGAGTCTGCATCGCCGGAGGCGGTGAGCTCCGCACTGGCACGCATCCGCGCGGCAGCGGAGGAGCTGGCAGTCCGGTTCGGCGGTCGCGTGAACCGCTTCGACGACGGCCGCATCGAACTGCTGTTCGGAGTGCCCGTCAGCCATGAGGACCACTGCTTCCGCGCGATCCGGGCGGCGCTCGAGCTGCACGAGCGTGTGCGCGCGATCGCGGTCGATGGTGCTGCGGTACGACCGCTCGCTCTGCATACCGGCGTCGATGCGGGTCAGCTGCTCGCGCAGCCCGCGACCGACGGTACCCGACTCCGACTGATCGGTGGACCGACCCAGGCAGCGGCCCGCTTGCAGGCGCATGCCGGACCGGACGAGCTGTGGATCACGCCGGCATGCCAGCGCATGGTCGGACCGTTCTTTGATTCCGAGCCACGCGAGCCGCTGGCGCTCGGCGGCGGTGCGTTCGACACACCCCATCGCGTGCTGCGCCTGAGCGGGCTGCGTACGCGTATCGAGGCGGCGCAGCGCGTGGGACTGACTCGTTACGTCGGGCGCGAGTCCGAGCTGGCCCATTTGAATGACGCGCTCGAGGGTGCCCACGCGGGACGTGGCCATGCGGTCGTCATTCTGGGCGAGGCGGGTGTCGGCAAGAGTCGCCTGCTGCACGAGTTCCGTGCCGCTGCGGCGCGGGATGCCACGTTCGTCCAAGGCCGCTGCCAGTCGTACGGCAGCAGTGTGGCATATCTGCCGTTCGTCGATGTGCTGCGCGCGGCGGTACGCGTGCAGCAGAAGGATCCGGCGGCCGACTCGGCTGCGCTGGTGAGCGCCGTTCGTGCGATCGGCGACGAGCTGGAGGACATGATTCCGCTGTACCTGCACCTGCTCGCGCTCGCGCATCCTGAGCACGTGCTGCCACAGCACCTGCACGGCGAGGGACTGCGACATGCGATCCAGGAAGCGATCGCCGGGCTGATCACCATCATGACCCGGGCGGGTCCGGTCGTACTCGTGCTCGAGGACTGGCACTGGGCGGACGACGCATCGCGTGCCGTGCTGAAGCAGGTACTGGAGGTGAGTCCGGGGCATCCTCTGCTGATCGTCGTGACTGCCCGGCCCAGCGCAGCCGAGTCGCGCGAGCTCAGTCGCCTCACCGTGCTGTCAGTCGAGCCGCTCGGCACGCGGGCGAGCGCCGACATGCTCCGTACCGTCCTGGACGCGTCGGTGCTTCCCGAAGGCCTCGCCGATCGCGTGCATACGCGCACGGGCGGCAACCCGTTCTTCATCGAGGAGGTCGCGCGCACGCTGCTGGAGGAAGGTGCGGTCACCGTGTCCGGCGGGAAGGCCGTACTCACCGGCGACGCACGCGCTCTGCACCTGCCCGACACGGTGGAAGCGGTGATCCGGGCGCGCCTGGATCGACTCGACCGCGACACGCGCGAGATCGCGCGCCTCGCCTCCGTCGTGGGTCCGGAATTCGAGCGCCGGCTGCTCGAGCAGGCGATGCACGGCGGCAGTCGCCTGCCGCACGCCCTCCAGACGCTCAAGTCCGCCGGCCTCGTGCAGCAGATCCGGGTCGTGCCGGACGCGGCGTACCGCTTCAATCATTCGCTGACACAGGAAGTAGCCTACGCGAGTCTGCTGGAGCGGCAGCGCGTCGAGGTGCACGGCCGGGTAGCGGACGCGATCGAACGCGTGTATGCGCAGCGGCTCGAGGAGCATTTCGATCGACTGGCTGATCATTTCAGCAGAGCGCGCAGCTGGAGCAAGGCGGTCCATTACGGCGTACGCGCCGCCGACCGGCTCTCGCGCCTGAGCGCTTTCACGGATGCACTCGAGCAGCTCGAGCGCTGCGAGGAGTGGCTGGGTCGGATCGAGACGGAGCACGATGATCATGCACTGCTCGTGGATGTGCTGCTGCGTCAGGAACGGCTATGCGAGACGCTCGGGCTGCGCGCTCGCCAGCAGCAGCTGATCGACCGCGTGATCGTGCTGCTCGAGGACAGTGCCGACCGGCGACTGCTCGCGGAGGCGTATCTCCGGCAGGGTGACCTGTTCACGCTGCTGCGCCGGTTCACGGACGCCGAGCGGGTGCTCCTCGAGTCGCTGCGGCTGCGGCGCGACATCGGCGCGGCCGACCTGGTGCGTAGCTCGCTGCGCAGCCTGGGCCTGCTGCGCTGGCACGAAGACCGGCCGGAGGAGGCGATCGTGTTCATCGAGGAGACGCTCGCCATCGACCGCGAAGCCGGCGACATGCACGCGCTGGTCGGTGACCTGTCAAACCTCGGCGCAGTGCTCAAGAGCATGGGCCAGCTGAAACGTGCGCGCGCCACACTCGAGGAAGCGCTCGAAGAGCTCGATAAGGTCAGGGCCAGCGGCAGCGGCGCGAGTTTGCTGAGGGAGTGCTACATCCTGCATAACCTGGCGAATGTTCATCTCATGCAGGACCAGCTCGATGAAGCAGCCGGCTACCTCGAGCGCGCTCGTCGCATACCCGAGCGGGAGCGATTGCCCATCCAGGTCTCCTACCACTTTACATCGCTCGCCCATGTGGCGCTGCAGCAGGGCAGGGTGGAGGACAGCCTGGACTTCTATCGCCAGGCCGTGGAGATGGGGCGGCGCTCACGGCACACACCGGGGCTCTCGCAGTCGCTGCGCATCCTCGGCGAGGTGCTGCACGGTCTGGGTCGCGATGCGGAAGCGCTGCCCTGCCTCGTCGAGGCCGCCGACCTGTTTTCCCAGCTGGAGGATCGCGCCTCGGAGATCGGGCTGTGGCGCGAGATTGCGCGCATCCACGACCGCGGTGGTGACGCATCCGAGGCGCTTGCCGCGTGGAATCGCGTAGTCGCACTCGATGCCGCTGCCGCGCAGCATCACGGTGTCGGTGCCCCCCTGGACGAGGACACGGTCGCGCAGCTCGAGGCGCGCATGGGGATTGCGTTCGCGGCCCGCAGGGCGGGTCTGCCGGTGGAGGAGGTGCGCACGGCGCATAGGGAAGCGCTCGATCACGCCGTCCGGGCGGGCGACCGCGATGCCCAGGGGCGTCTGCTCAACAACCTTGGCATCATGGCGTGGGAGAGCGCAGATTATGACGATGCGCTCGTTCGGTACGAACAGGCGCTCGCCGTTTATCGCGATCTCCGCGACGACGCCGGGATCGGGCTCATTCTCAACAGCATCGCCGCGACACTGCGGGCCATGGGTCGTATCGAGGAGGCTCGCGAGAATCTCGAGGAAGCCCTGCCGGTGCACCAGCGCGCCGGCAGCCGGCTGCTCGAGGGACACGCGTTCGCCATGCTGGGCGACATTGCGCTCGATGCCGGCAATGCCGAACGTGCGCTGTGGCTCTTTACCGAGTCGCACGCACTGCGCGAGCAGATCGGCGATCAGCTCGGGGCGGGATGGATGCACAGCCGCATCGCGCGGGCGCATGTCGCGCACGGCGCCATGCAGGCGGCGCTGCGCCATGTGACTGCCGCCCTCGACATTGCGGATGAGCTCGACGCCCGCGATCTCTCCCGCGCGTGTGAGCAGATACTGCGCGACCATTCAACTGCGAACCTGGAGGTACAATGCCGCGATTCATCATCGAGCGCGACGTCGGCACACTGA
- a CDS encoding sigma-70 family RNA polymerase sigma factor: MPETGDVTRLLAELSGDGNDAIDRVFPLVYEELQGVAHRQMRLERADHTLNTTALVHEAYVRLAGAERIEWKSRAHFFAVAARAMRRILINHAESRNTRKRGGEWQRVELGTNDAVQQDADITLLDLDHALTRLASLDERQCRIVECRYFAGMSIEETAAGLDISVATVKRDWQMARAWLNRELTG, from the coding sequence ATGCCCGAAACCGGTGACGTGACGCGCCTGCTGGCAGAGCTCTCGGGCGATGGAAACGATGCGATAGACCGTGTCTTTCCACTCGTCTACGAGGAGCTTCAGGGCGTGGCGCACCGCCAGATGCGCCTCGAGCGAGCCGATCACACGCTCAATACCACCGCGCTCGTCCATGAGGCGTACGTGCGGCTGGCCGGCGCGGAGCGCATCGAGTGGAAGAGCCGCGCCCATTTCTTCGCCGTCGCGGCGCGCGCGATGCGGCGGATCCTCATCAATCATGCCGAATCGAGGAACACCAGGAAGCGCGGCGGTGAGTGGCAGCGTGTCGAGCTCGGCACGAACGACGCCGTGCAGCAGGATGCGGACATCACGCTGCTCGATCTGGATCATGCACTCACTCGCCTGGCATCGCTCGATGAGCGCCAGTGCCGCATCGTCGAATGCCGCTACTTCGCAGGGATGAGCATCGAGGAGACTGCTGCCGGCCTCGACATCTCGGTGGCGACGGTCAAGCGCGACTGGCAGATGGCGCGGGCGTGGTTGAACCGGGAGCTCACCGGATGA
- a CDS encoding acyl-CoA dehydrogenase family protein, with protein sequence MATALEQKAPVSTSGVPLSDEMLQRFQQRAPGYDHENRFFFEDFEELRDAGYLRMCVPRELGGLGYTMAEAMQQQRRLGYHAAPTALAVNMHLYWTGLVADLWRAGDKSLEWLLREAAEGAVFAAGHAESGNDIPVLLSTTKAERVEGGYRFTGRKSFGSLTPVWSYLGLHGMDMSDPAAPKVVHAFLPRDSPGYSITETWDTLGMRATRSDDTVLDGAFVPDRFIARVVPAGAAGLDAFVLGVFAWALMGFGNVYSGMARRALDLSIEVAKKRGSLGVSRSMAYHPGVQNAIGEMVLEIEGIDPHLDRVAQEWSDGVDYGAAWVIRIVAAKYHAVESAWKVVDRSLDVAGGFGIFRKGPFEQLFRDARLGRIHPANSMLSHELAAKLTLGISPDESPRWG encoded by the coding sequence ATGGCGACCGCCCTGGAACAGAAAGCGCCCGTGAGCACCAGCGGCGTGCCGCTGTCGGACGAAATGCTGCAGCGCTTCCAGCAGCGGGCGCCCGGCTACGACCACGAAAACCGCTTCTTCTTCGAGGACTTCGAGGAGCTGCGGGACGCCGGCTATCTGCGAATGTGCGTTCCGCGCGAGCTCGGCGGCCTCGGCTACACGATGGCCGAGGCGATGCAGCAGCAGCGCCGGCTTGGCTATCATGCGGCGCCCACCGCCCTGGCCGTCAACATGCACCTGTACTGGACGGGTCTGGTAGCCGACCTGTGGCGCGCCGGCGACAAGTCGCTCGAATGGCTGCTGCGCGAGGCCGCCGAGGGTGCTGTATTTGCGGCCGGCCACGCGGAGAGTGGGAACGACATCCCCGTCCTGCTCTCCACAACGAAGGCGGAGCGCGTCGAAGGCGGCTACCGCTTCACAGGCCGCAAGTCCTTCGGCTCACTCACGCCCGTGTGGTCCTACCTCGGACTCCACGGCATGGACATGAGCGATCCCGCCGCGCCGAAAGTCGTACATGCGTTCCTGCCGCGCGACAGCCCCGGTTATTCCATTACGGAAACGTGGGACACGCTCGGCATGCGCGCGACGCGCAGTGATGACACCGTGCTCGATGGCGCGTTCGTGCCGGACCGCTTCATCGCGCGCGTCGTGCCCGCCGGTGCCGCCGGCCTCGATGCGTTCGTGCTCGGTGTTTTTGCGTGGGCGCTCATGGGCTTCGGCAACGTATACAGTGGCATGGCGCGACGCGCGCTCGATCTCTCGATCGAAGTCGCAAAGAAGCGCGGTTCTCTCGGCGTCTCGCGCTCGATGGCCTACCACCCCGGCGTGCAGAACGCGATCGGCGAGATGGTGCTCGAGATCGAAGGGATCGACCCGCACCTCGACCGCGTCGCCCAGGAGTGGAGCGACGGCGTGGACTACGGCGCCGCGTGGGTCATCAGGATCGTCGCGGCCAAGTACCATGCCGTAGAGTCGGCATGGAAGGTCGTCGATCGCTCACTCGACGTTGCCGGCGGCTTCGGCATCTTCCGCAAGGGCCCGTTCGAGCAGCTTTTCCGTGACGCGCGACTCGGCCGCATCCACCCCGCCAACTCGATGCTGTCACACGAGCTGGCGGCGAAGCTGACGCTCGGCATCAGTCCGGACGAGTCTCCGCGCTGGGGATAA
- a CDS encoding polysaccharide deacetylase family protein, producing the protein MWRALTTALAAAVIVAGTACGPRPGDVAADGGSDDAMADSGAGVPDPTMSDGTARAGRAVALTFDDLPVISTTPDTAVQWAVTRGILNALDAAGAPAIGFVNENKLGAGAARDARTRMLRAWLEAGHDLGNHSYSHPDINTTSLDAYTTDIVRGEDVTARLRGARPVFFRHPFLHAGPDSARKHGLEQFLDERGYRVAPVTIDNQEWVFARAYDNALDGADSALARRVTDAYLTYMDTIFGFYEAQARAIVGRELPQVLLLHANRINAATLDELLAMARRRGYRFITLEEALRDPAYDRDDSYIGPAGITWLHRWAISDSLDRSIFRGEPEPPPFVAEATR; encoded by the coding sequence ATGTGGCGAGCGCTGACAACCGCACTTGCCGCGGCCGTGATCGTGGCGGGAACGGCGTGCGGCCCGCGACCCGGTGATGTCGCCGCAGACGGCGGGTCCGATGACGCCATGGCCGACTCTGGTGCCGGCGTACCGGATCCCACGATGTCCGACGGTACGGCGCGCGCAGGTCGCGCGGTCGCGCTCACGTTCGATGACCTGCCGGTCATCTCGACCACGCCCGACACGGCTGTGCAGTGGGCGGTCACGCGCGGCATCCTGAACGCGCTGGACGCGGCGGGCGCGCCGGCGATCGGCTTCGTGAACGAGAACAAGCTCGGCGCAGGCGCGGCACGTGACGCACGCACGCGGATGCTCCGCGCCTGGCTCGAGGCTGGTCACGACCTCGGCAATCACAGCTACTCGCACCCCGACATCAACACGACTTCTCTTGACGCGTATACGACGGACATCGTGCGGGGCGAGGATGTCACGGCACGACTGCGCGGGGCGCGGCCGGTGTTCTTCCGGCATCCGTTCCTGCACGCCGGACCGGACTCCGCCAGGAAGCACGGACTCGAGCAGTTCCTCGATGAGCGCGGCTACCGCGTGGCGCCGGTCACGATCGACAACCAGGAGTGGGTCTTTGCACGCGCCTACGACAACGCGCTCGACGGGGCGGACAGCGCGCTGGCACGGCGCGTCACGGATGCGTACCTGACGTACATGGACACGATCTTCGGGTTCTACGAGGCGCAGGCTCGGGCGATCGTGGGACGCGAGCTGCCGCAGGTGCTGCTGCTGCACGCCAACCGCATCAACGCGGCCACGCTCGATGAGCTGCTCGCGATGGCGCGCCGGCGCGGATACAGGTTCATCACGCTGGAGGAGGCGCTCCGGGACCCGGCATACGACCGTGACGATTCCTATATCGGACCCGCAGGCATCACGTGGCTGCACCGGTGGGCGATCAGCGACTCGCTCGATCGCTCGATCTTTCGCGGCGAGCCTGAGCCGCCACCGTTCGTCGCGGAAGCCACCCGTTAG
- a CDS encoding CPXCG motif-containing cysteine-rich protein, translated as MSNLDDEFPLGDGVADLTTWVACPYCGEEVELVVDPGGGALQQYVEDCEVCCRPMQLTVTWDDEGTAHADAVTDEDA; from the coding sequence GTGAGCAACCTGGACGACGAGTTCCCGCTCGGTGACGGCGTCGCCGACCTCACGACGTGGGTCGCGTGTCCGTACTGCGGCGAGGAGGTCGAGCTGGTGGTCGATCCGGGCGGCGGCGCGCTGCAGCAGTATGTCGAGGATTGCGAGGTCTGCTGCCGGCCGATGCAGCTCACGGTGACGTGGGACGATGAGGGTACGGCACACGCGGACGCTGTCACCGACGAGGATGCCTGA
- a CDS encoding ECF-type sigma factor, which yields MSTSVQSKSSRPRQTLDALVPEVYEELRRIAHRDLKAERADHTFGTTALVHEAYLKLARLERVTWQNREHFCAEAARAMRRILIDYAIRRSAIKRGGNQVHVRLDETLVLSDDNAEQLIALDAALHRLADTHPRLARIVECRFFAGMTVPEIATVMELSPATVKRDWQLARAWLNRELA from the coding sequence ATGTCCACATCCGTCCAGTCGAAGTCCTCACGCCCCCGTCAGACGCTCGATGCGCTTGTGCCCGAGGTCTACGAGGAGCTGCGACGGATCGCCCACCGCGACCTGAAGGCCGAGCGCGCCGATCATACGTTCGGCACCACTGCACTCGTGCATGAAGCCTATCTGAAGCTCGCCCGGCTGGAGCGTGTCACCTGGCAGAACCGCGAGCATTTCTGCGCGGAAGCCGCGCGCGCGATGCGCCGCATCCTGATCGACTACGCGATCCGACGCAGCGCCATCAAACGGGGCGGGAACCAGGTGCACGTCCGGCTCGATGAGACGCTGGTCCTCTCCGACGACAATGCCGAACAGCTCATCGCGCTCGATGCGGCGCTGCACAGGCTCGCGGATACGCACCCGCGCCTCGCGCGCATCGTCGAATGCCGGTTCTTCGCGGGCATGACGGTGCCGGAGATCGCCACCGTGATGGAACTCTCTCCGGCGACCGTCAAACGCGACTGGCAGCTGGCCCGGGCCTGGCTCAACCGCGAGCTCGCGTAG